Proteins found in one Quercus robur chromosome 2, dhQueRobu3.1, whole genome shotgun sequence genomic segment:
- the LOC126715665 gene encoding myosin-binding protein 7 gives MTESGLCSAMPETDIIALKETLQSQQNLLQKLYNELDEEREASATSASEALSMILRLQGEKAVVQMEANQYKRLAEEKMSHAENSLYVFEDLIYQKEMEISSLEFQVQAYRCRLLSMGCNDLGDYECKFPENLVLQRSDSCKVEMGANSNLRRLHSLPPIQVKEHYQKKSNLEKERSVIPMSDWSPKIGKQNTDQNVKVQNLDLEKNSGSPIFVTSDSYWEQIKKLDDRVKDISGDKVSVRENSFNLKEKYSPRSLLPQVSIDKFHGTNKGESFTNFEKIKLHENIQEREAIVNSSCTSSVQDIFEVPQSTENHNAYKVQKKEQSKLVLEGENRPRKPDLVSEDSSGLHITDATDKIKKMLLFANHDNKIPKPRDGLSDDCNAALVQPTIGDVESQAKLQQLCHRIERLEGDRNYNRQEITEEGEGQLKLLKEIQDQLNVIQTELGSLRPKKSPPQDDQLRSSRTKKSPPQDDQPLHFLSEALLHFWL, from the exons ATGACCGAAAGTGGTTTATGTTCTGCAATGCCTGAAACGGATATTATAGCTTTAAAGGAAACTCTTCAATCTCAACAAAATCTTCTGCAAAAATTGTACAATGAATTGGATGAGGAAAGAGAAGCCTCAGCTACATCAGCTAGTGAAGCTCTATCGATGATACTGCGTTTGCAAGGAGAGAAGGCTGTTGTGCAGATGGAAGCAAACCAATATAAGAGATTGGCAGAGGAAAAGATGTCTCATGCTGAGAATTCTCTTTATGTTTTTGAAGATCTAATCTATCAGAAAGAAATGGAAATTTCATCTCTTGAGTTTCAAGTTCAGGCTTACAGGTGCAGACTTCTTAGCATGGGTTGCAATGATTTGGGTGACTATGAATGTAAATTTCCGGAGAATCTAGTTTTGCAAAGAAGTGATTCATGTAAGGTGGAAATGGGTGCTAATAGCAATTTAAGAAGATTACACTCTCTGCCTCCAATTCAAGTAAAAGAACACTATCAGAAGAAAAGtaatttggaaaaagaaagatcTGTGATCCCCATGTCAGATTGGAGTCCAAAGATAGGGAAGCAAAACACTGACCAGAATGTTAAAGTTCAAAACttggatttagagaaaaatTCAGGAAGTCCTATTTTTGTAACCTCTGATTCGTACTGGGAGCAGATCAAAAAGTTAGATGACCGAGTGAAAGATATATCGGGTGATAAAGTTTCTGTTAGAGAAAATTCATTTAACTTGAAGGAAAAGTACAGCCCCCGTTCATTACTTCCACAAGTAAGTATTGACAAATTCCATGGCACAAATAAAGGAGAAAGTTTTactaattttgagaaaattaaacTTCATGAAAATATACAGGAAAGGGAGGCAATAGTTAATTCTTCTTGTACCTCAAGTGTCCAGGATATTTTTGAAGTCCCACAAAGTACTGAGAATCATAATGCATACAAAGTTCAGAAGAAAGAACAAAGTAAGTTGGTTTTGGAAGGTGAGAACAGGCCTAGAAAGCCAGATTTGGTCTCTGAGGATAGCTCTGGATTGCATATTACAGATGCAACAGATAAGATAAAGAAAATGTTGCTTTTTGCAAACCACGATAACAAAATACCTAAACCAAGAGATGGATTAAGTGATGACTGCAATGCAGCTCTTGTTCAGCCAACAATAGGTGATGTAGAGTCTCAGGCCAAGCTTCAACAACTGTGTCACAGAATTGAGCGGCTCGAGGGAGATAGAAACTATAACAGGCAAGAAATTACTGAGGAAGGGGAAGGGCAGTTGAAGTTGTTAAAGGAGATACAAGATCAACTTAATGTGATACAGACTGAGTTGGGAAGTTTGAGACCTAAGAAATCCCCTCCACAAGATGACCAGTTGAGAAGTTCGAGAACTAAGAAATCCCCTCCACAAGATGACCAGCCTCTACATTTTCTTTCTGAG GCATTGCTACATTTTTGGCTTTAA
- the LOC126715664 gene encoding uncharacterized protein LOC126715664: MGNTSSMLTQYDIEEVQEHCNHTFSQQEIVSLYQRFCQLDRNGSGFISAEEFLSVPEFAVNPLSQRLLRMLDGLNFKEFVAFLSAFSPHATLQQKVEFIFKVYDSDGNGKVTFSDMLEVLRDLSGQFISEPQREQVLTHVLEEAGYTKNSLLGLSDFMKILGNTGLKMEVEVPVD, encoded by the exons ATGGGAAACACATCATCAATGCTTACTCAGTACGACATCGAAGAAGTTCAGGAACACTGCAACCACACCT tttcgcAGCAGGAGATAGTGTCACTGTACCAAAGGTTCTGCCAACTCGATCGCAATGGCTCTGGTTTCATCTCTGCTGAGGAGTTCTTGTCCGTACCTGAATTCGCTGTCAACCCTCTCTCTCAG AGATTGTTGAGGATGTTGGATGGATTGAACTTCAAGGAATTTGTAGCATTCTTGTCTGCATTTAGTCCTCATGCCACCTTGCAGCAGAAAGTTGAAT ttatTTTTAAGGTGTATGATTCGGATGGCAATGGGAAAGTCACATTCAGTGACATGTTGGAAGTTTTGCGGGATTTGTCAGGACAATTTATATCTGAACCACAGAGGGAG CAAGTTCTGACCCATGTCCTTGAGGAAGCAGGCTACACAAAGAATTCTTTGTTGGGTTTGTCTGACTTCATGAAG ATTCTTGGCAATACTGGTTTGAAGATGGAGGTCGAAGTTCCAGTGGATTAA
- the LOC126715663 gene encoding uncharacterized protein LOC126715663, producing the protein MAMYIRVKRSKTTYFIRCDPTETVLDIKEKLQVLIDQPVNNQRLILVGTGEVLEDSKTLADHKVENDSVVALTLRKDDNEFEEVDIVRPNDFCQSRDADTGNW; encoded by the exons ATG GCTATGTATATCCGTGTTAAGCGTAGTAAGACAACTTACTTCATACGGTGTGATCCTACTGAAACAGTTCTAGACATAAAGGAGAAATTGCAAGTCCTCATCGATCAACCAGTTAACAATCAGCGTTTGATCCTAGTTGGTACTGGGGAAGTTTTAGAGGATTCAAAGACATTGGCAGATCATAAG GTTGAAAATGATTCAGTTGTGGCACTGACCTTGAGAAAAG ATGATAATGAGTTCGAGGAGGTAGACATTGTGCGGCCAAATGATTTTTGCCAATCACGGGATGCAGACACTGGCAATTGGTAA